Genomic DNA from Sphingomonas lacunae:
CGTTGACCGCTCTGCCCTGTGGAAGGGCAAGCCGGTCAAGTCGCTGACCGAAGGTAAGCGCAAGACCGGTGGCCGCAACAATCAGGGCCATGTGACCTCGCGCGGGATCGCCGGAGGCCACAAGCAGCGCTATCGTTTCATCGATTTCAAGCGCCGCAAGTGGGACGTGCCCGCGACCGTCGAGCGTCTGGAGTATGACCCCAACCGCAGCGCGTTCATCGCCCTCATCACCTATGAGGACGGCGAACAGTCGTACATCATCGCTCCGCAGCGCCTCGCTGTCGGTGACAAGGTGGTTGCCGGCTCCAAGGTTGACGTGAAGCCTGGCAACGCGATGCTGTTGTCCCAGATTCCGGTCGGCACGATCATCCACAACATCGAGATGAAGCCGGGCAAGGGTGCGCAAATCGCCCGTTCGGCCGGCACCTACGCCCAGCTCGTCGGTCGTGACCGCGGCATGGTGATCGTGCGTCTCGGTTCGGGTGAACAGCGTTACGTCCGCGGCGACTGCATGGGCTCGATCGGTGCCGTGTCGAACCCCGACAACGCCAACACCAATCTCGCCAAGGCCGGTCGCAACCGCTGGCTGGGCAAGCGTCCGCTGACCCGCGGCGTTGCCAAGAACCCGGTCGACCACCCGCACGGCGGTGGTGAAGGCCGGACCTCGGGTGGCCGTCATCCGGTTACCCCGTGGGGCAAGCCGACAAAGGGTGCGCGCACCCGTCACAACAAGTCGACCGACAAGATGATCATCCGGTCGCGTCACGCGAAGAAGAAGAGGTAAGCCATGGCCCGCTCTGTCTGGAAGGGTCCGTTCGTCGAACTCAGCCTTCTCAAGAAGGCCGAGGCTGCTGCCGAAAACGGTGGCCGCACGCCGATCAAGACCTGGTCGCGTCGCTCGACCATTCTCCCCCAGTTCGTTGGTCTGACGTTCAACGTCTACAACGGACGCAAGCATGTCCCCGTCTCTGTGACGGAAGACATGGTCGGCATGAAGCTCGGTGAATTCGCACCGACCCGCTTCTTCCCCGGCCATGCCGCGGACAAGAAGGGCAAGCGCTAATGGGTAAGCCTGCTGCACCCCGCCGCGTTGGCGAAAAGGAAGCTTTGGCTGTCGGCACCACCATCCGTGGCTCGGCCCAGAAGCTCAACCTCGTTGCCGCGCTGATCCGTGGCCGCAAGGCCGAAGACGCGCTCAACGTCCTGACCTTCTCCAAGAAGGGCATGGCGGTTGACGTTCGCAAGGTTCTGGCTTCGGCCATCGCCAATGCGGAAAACAATCACAACCTCGATGTCGACGCGCTGGTCGTCAAGGAAGCCAGCGTTGGCAAGTCGATGACCATGAAGCGTTTCGCAACGCGCGGTCGCGGCAAGTCGACCCGGATCCTGAAGCCTTTCAGCCGCATCCGGATCGTCGTCGAGGAAAGGGAAGAGGCGTAAGATGGGCCACAAATCCAACCCGATCGGCCTGCGTCTCCAGGTCAACCGTACCTGGGACAGCCGCTGGTTCGCCGAACGCGGCGACTATGGCCGCATGCTTCTTGAAGACCTCAAGATCCGCAAGTTCGTGATGAAGACGCTGCCGCAGGCTGCCATTTCCAAGGTGGTCATCGAGCGTCCGGCCAAGCTGTGCCGCATCGCCATCTATGCCGCACGCCCCGGCGTGATCATCGGCAAGAAGGGCGCCGACATCGACAAGCTGAAGAAGCAGCTCCAGGCGATGACCGGCAGCGAAGTCAGCCTCAACATCGTCGAAATCCGCAAGCCGGAAGTCGATTCGAAGTTGGTGGCCCAAGGCATCGCTGATCAGCTCGAACGCCGGGTCGCCTTCCGTCGCGCCATGAAGCGCGCCGTGCAGTCGGCCATGCGTCTTGGCGCCGAAGGCATCCGGATCAACTGCGCCGGCCGTCTTGGCGGCGCGGAAATCGCCCGCACCGAATGGTATCGCGAAGGCCGCGTTCCGCTGCACACCCTGCGCGCGAACGTCGACTATGCCGAAGCCGAAGCCCACACTGCTTATGGCGTGTGCGGAATCAAGGTGTGGATCTTCAAGGGTGAGATCTTCGCCCATGATCCGATGGCCACTGACCGGCTGATGCTTGAGGCGCAGACCTCTGGCGTCCGCCCGGCACGCTGACGCCTTAGGATAGGAACAAGCAGATGCTTCAACCGAAAAAAATGAAGTTCCGCAAGGCGCACAAGGGCCGTATCCACGGCGCTGCCAAGGGCGGTACCGATCTCAACTTTGGCGCCTATGGCCTCAAGGCCCTGGAACCCGAGCGGATCACCTCGCGCCAGATCGAAGCGGCCCGCCGTGCGATCACGCGTCATATCAAGCGTCAGGGACGCTTGTGGATCCGTATCTTCCCGGACGTTCCGGTCAGCTCCAAGCCGGCCGAAGTCCGTATGGGTAAGGGCAAGGGCAGCACCGATTACTGGGCAGCCCGCGTCAAGCCTGGCCGCATCATGTTCGAGCTGGACGGCGTTCCCGGCCCGCTCGCCGCCGAGGCATTCAGCCGCGCGGCCATGAAGCTGCCGATCAAGACCAAGGTCGTGGCCCGTCTGGGCGACACCTCGCACCTCGGAGGCGAATGATCATGGCAAAGGTTACTGACGATCTGCGCCAGAAGAGCGACGACCAGCTGGCCGAAGCCCTGGGCGAATTGAAGCGCGAGGCGTTCAACCTGCGTTTCCAGGCGGCCACCGGCCAGCTTGAGCGCCCGGCGCGTGTGCGTGAAGTGCGTCGCACCATCGCCCGCATCAAGACCCTGCAGACCCAGCGCTCCGCCGCTGGCGCAGCGAACTGAAGGACAGACTGATGCCGAAGCGCATTCTTCAGGGCACTGTGGTGTCCGACAAGGGCGACAAGACCGTGGTGGTCAAGGTGGAGCGCCGGGTGAAGCACCCGCTCTATGCCAAGATCATCCGTCTTTCGAAGAAGTATCACGCCCATGACGAGGGCAACGAGTTTCGCGAAGGCGAGACCGTCCGGATCGAGGAGACCCGGCCGATCTCGAAGCAGAAGACCTGGCGTGTGCTCGACCGTGTCGACACGCACACCAAGCCGAAGGCCGCGGCGGAAGCCTGAGCCCCCTTTCGCGGGAATGTTTTTGGAACTCCCGGACTTGTTCCGGAAAGCCAGTTGAGAAGGAAGCGGATCAATGATCCAGATGCAATCCAACCTCGACGTCGCGGACAACAGTGGCGCGAAGCGCGTCCAGTGCATCAAGGTACTGGGTGGCTCCAAGCGTCGCACCGCCGGCGTCGGCGACATCATCGTGGTGTCGGTCAAGGACGCGAGCCCGCGTGGCCGCGTGAAGAAGGGTGACGTGCACCGTGCCGTCATCGTGCGTACTGCCAAGGACATCCGCCGTCCCGACGGTTCGGTGATCCGGTTCGATTCGAACGCGGCCGTCCTGATCAACAAGAATCAGGAGCCGATCGGCACACGCATCTTTGGCCCGGTGGTCCGCGAACTGCGTGCGCGCGGTGCGATGAAGATCATCAGCCTGGCTCCGGAGGTGTTGTAACCATGGCATCCGCCAAGATCAAAAAGGGTGACACCGTCGTCGTCCTGTCCGGCAAGGACAAGGGCAAGACCGGTGCCGTGACCCAGGTTCTCCCGCGCGAAGGCAAGCTTGTCGTCGCCGGCGTGAACATCGCCACGCGTCATCGCAAGCCGACCCAGACCAACCCGCAGGGTGGCCTGGAGCGCAGCGAAGCCCCGATGGCCATCTCCAAGGTGGCGATCGCCGACCCGAAGACCGGTCAGGCCACGCGCGTCCGTTTCGAAACCCGCGACGGCAAGAAGGTCCGTGTCGCCGTCAAGTCCGGGGAGCTGATCAATGGGTGATCGCTACATTCCGCGCCTCAAGCGCGATTATGACGAGCGCATCGTCAAGGCCATGGTCGAAAAGTTCGGCTACACCAACCCGATGGCGGTTCCCCGCCTCGACAAGATTGTCCTCAACATGGGCGTCGGTGAAGCCACGCAGGACAAGAAAAAGGTCGAGACGGCGGCTGCCGAGCTGGAACTGATCGCTGGCCAGAAGCCGGTCATCACGAAGGCGAAGAAGTCCATCGCGACGTTCAAGCTGCGCGAAGGCATGCCGATCGGCGTCAAGGTCACGCTGCGCCGTGAGCGCATGTATGAATTCCTTGACCGTCTCGTCACCATCGCGATGCCCCGCATCCGCGACTTCCGTGGCCTGAATCCGAAGAGCTTCGACGGTCGTGGCAATTATGCCATGGGCCTGAAAGAGCAGCTGATCTTCCCGGAAATCAGCTACGACAAGATCGAAAAGGTCCGCGGCATGGACATCATCATCGCCACCTCGGCGAAGACCGATGACGAAGCCCGCGAGCTGCTGCGTCTGTTCAACTTCCCCTTCCCCAAGGAAGGTGAAGAGAAGCAGGCCGCCTGAACCCATAACGCGCTGCCCTTCGCCGGGCAGCGGACAAAGGAAAAGTGAACTTAAGTCATGGCGAAACTGAGTTCGATCAACAAGAATGAGAAGCGCAAGCAGCTGGCGAAGAAGTACGCCGGTCGTTACGCGCGGCTGAAGGCTCAGGCAAAGGATGAGTCGCTCGATGAAACCGAGCGCCTGATCGCCCGCCTCAAGATGGCGGAAGTGCCGCGCAACGGTAATCCGACGCGCATCCGCAACCGCTGCGAGCTGACCGGCCGTCCGCGCGCTTACTACCGCAAGTTCCGGCTTTGCCGCGTCCAGTTGCGTGATCTGGCCAACAAGGGCCTGATCCCTGGCGTCGTCAAGTCGAGCTGGTAAGGATCATACGAAATGGCAATGACCGATCCTTTGGGTGATATGCTCACCCGTATCCGTAACGGCCAGCGCGCCAAGATGGACAGCGTGATCACGCCGGCTTCCAAGCTGCGTGCCCGCGTCCTCGACGTGCTGCAGCGCGAAGGCTACATCCGTGGCTATAACGAAGTGCTGCTCGGCCGCTTTGAACAGCACAAGGGCATTCGCATCGAGCTGAAATATTTCGAAGGCGAACCGGCGATCAAGCATGTCGCGCGCATTTCGAAGCCCGGCCGCCGCGTCTATTCCGGCTCGAAGGAACTGCCGCGGGTCAAGGGTGGCCTTGGCATCACCATCGTCTCGACGCCCCGCGGTGTCCTGTCGGATGCCGAAGCCCGCGACGCCAACGTCGGCGGCGAAGTCCTGGCGGAGGTGTTCTGATATGTCACGTATCGGCAAAAGGCCTGTGGCCATCCCCGGTGGCGTGACCGCCACCATCGACAACGGTATGCTTGCTGTGAAGGGCCCGAAGGGTTCGCTCAGCATGCCCCTGGCGGACGACGTCACCTACACGCTCGAGGACGGCGCCATCAGTGTGAAGCCGGCCAACGCCACCAAGCGGGCGCGCTCCTTCTGGGGCATGCAGCGCACGCTGGTGCAGAACCTCGTGACCGGTGTTACCGACGGCTTCACCAAGGTGCTCGAAATCACCGGTGTCGGCTATCGTGCGACGGCCCAGGGCAAGGTGCTCAAGCTGCAGCTCGGATACAGCCACGACGTCAACTTCGACGTGCCGGACGGCATCGAGATCAAGACGCCGGACAACACCACCGTGGAAATCACGGGCATCGACAAGCAGAAGGTCGGGCAGGTTGCTGCCGAAATCCGTCGCTGGCGCAAGCCGGAACCCTATAAGGGCAAGGGCATCAAGTACCGCGGCGAATTCATCTTCCGCAAGGAAGGGAAGAAGAAGTAATGGCACTGAAACGCACATCTTTCGACAAGCGCCGCCAGCGCGTGCGCACCGCCATCCGCAAGCGGGCGGGCGATCGCAAGCGTCTGTCGATCCATCGCTCGGGCCGTCACATCTACGTCCAGCTCATCGACGATGCAGCCGGCGTGACGCTCGCTTCGGCCTCGACGCTCGAAAAGGATGCCCGTGGCACCTCGGGCGCCAATGTCGCGGCGGCTGCCGAAGTCGGCAAGCGCATCGCCGAAGCGGCCAAGGCCGCTGGCGTGACCCGGGTCGTGTTCGACCGTGGGGGCTTCCTGTTCCATGGTCGCGTCAAGGCGCTGGCCGATGCCGCCCGTGAAGGCGGATTGGAGTTCTGAACATGGCTGACGTTACTGAAATCCAGAGCCAGGACGGCGCTCCCGCCGATGCTCCGCGCGGCCGTGGCCGTGGTCGTGGCGGTCAGGGCCAGGGTCGCGAAGGCGGCCGTGGTCGTGGCGACCGTGACCGTCGTCCCCGCAACGCCGAGGAAGAAGGCGGCGAGGAGTTCATCGAGAAGCTGGTCCACATCAACCGCGTCTCCAAGACGGTGAAGGGCGGCAAGCGCTTTGGTTTCGCCGCGCTGGTCGTCGTCGGTGACGGCAAGGGCCGTGCAGGCTTTGGCCATGGCAAGGCCCGCGAAGTGCCGGAAGCCATCTCGAAGGCCACTGCCGCCGCCAAGAAGGCGATGGTTCGCGTGCCGCTCAAGGAAGGCCGCACCCTGCACCATGACGGCGTCGGCCACTTCGGTGCCGGTCTCGTCAACGTGCGTTCGGCCCCTCAGGGCACCGGCATCATCGCCGGTGGTCCGATGCGCGCCGTGTTCGAATCGCTTGGCGTCGCTGACGTCGTGTCGAAGTCGAACGGCACCTCGAACCCCTACAACATGGTCCGCGCCACATTCGAGGCGCTCAAGACCCAGACCAGCCCCAAGGCTGTTGCCCAGCGTCGTGGCAAGAAGGTCGCCGACCTTCTCCGCCGCGGGGCCGGCGTGACTGCCCGTGAAGCTGATGCTGATGCGGCCCTGACGGAGTAATCGAGCCATGGCTGACAAGAAGACCTTCAAGGTGAAGCAGGTCGGTTCTCCGATCCGCCGCCCCAAGTCACAGACTGCCATCCTGATCGGCCTCGGCCTGAACAAGATGCACCGCGTCGTCGAATTGGAAGACACGCCCGCGACGCGCGGCATGGTCGCCAAGGTCGCGCACATGGTGCAGGTCGTCGACTGACATTGACTTTCCCCGGCTATCAGCCGATGGGCGGGGTGAATGGAACGGGGTGGGGCTTATCAGCCGCCACCCTTTTCCCATTTTTTGGCGCGAACAAAGCGAAAGCGAGTGCAAGACATGAAACTGAACGAACTGCGTGACAATGATGGTGCCCGCAAGGGCCGGATGCGCGTCGGACGCGGAATTGGCTCGGGCAAGGGCAAGACCGCCGGTCGCGGTCAAAAGGGTGCCAAGGCGCGCTCGGGTGTTGCCATCAACGGCTTCGAAGGCGGCCAGATGCCGCTCCACATGCGCATTCCGAAGCGCGGCTTCAACAATATCTTCGGCAAGGACTATGCCATCGTCAACCTGGGCATGGTCCAGAAGCTGATTGACGCCGGCAAGCTCGACGCCAAGGCCGTCATTGACCATGCCGCCCTCAAGGCCGCTGGCGTTGCCCGTGGCGGCAAGGACGGCGTCCGTCTGCTCGGCAAGGGTGAGCTGACCACCAAGAAGCTGAACTTCAAGGTTGCCGGCGCCTCGGCTGGCGCGGTTACCGCGGTCGAAGCAGCTGGCGGTTCGGTCGAACTGCCGGCCGCTGCTCCGGCCAGCGAAGGCTGAGTCATTGCGGGCGGGGGCTTGCGTCCCCGCCCGTCCCGCCCCATTTGTCGGGGCACGGGTAGGGGTGGACCTGCGGACTGGCTGATGGCGTGACGACGCAGCCGCCGGCAACAAGCAAGACCCTCCTTTACCCGTCGGAATGTTGCCCTTAACGGGTAACAGCATTGCCCGGTCCAGACATTGCGGCTGCCGGGCCTTATCGAGGCAGTCATCATGGCATCTCGCGCCGATCAAATGGCGATGAATCTGGACCTGAGCAAATTCGGTCAGGCGACCGAATTGAAGAACCGCTTGTGGTTCACGCTCGGTGCGCTCGTCATTTTCCGTTTCCTCAGCTTTGTTCCGCTGCCCGGTGTCGATCCGGTGGCGATGAACCTGCTCTACACCCAAACGGCTTCGGGCGGCATTCTCGACCTGCTCAACACTTTCTCTGGCGGCAGCCTGGAGCGCATGAGCATCATCGCGCTCGGCGTCATGCCCTATATCACCGCCTCCATTGTCGTGCAGCTGGCATCCGCCCTGTCGCCTACCCTTGCCGCTCTGAAGAAAGAGGGTGAGGCGGGACGCAAGAAGCTCAACCAATATACCCGTTACGGCACGGTCTTCCTGACCATCATCCAGGGGTATTTCATCGCCACCAGCCTTGAGGCGCAATCGGCTCAGAACGCGATCCAGGCGGTCATCAATCCCGGCCTCACCTTCCAGATTTCAGCTATTGTCAGCCTGGTGGGCGGCACGCTGTTCCTGATGTGGCTTGGCGAGCAGATTACCAGCCGTGGGATCGGCAATGGCGTTTCGCTGATCATCATGGCCGGCATCGTTGCCACCCTGCCGCGCACCTTGGCCCAGTTGTTTGAACAGGGACGCACCGGTGCGATGAGTGGCATGGTCATTCTGGCCCTGCTGGTTGGCCTGTTTGCCACCATCTGGTTCATCAGTTTCATGGAGCGTTCGCAGCGCCGGGTCCTGGTGCAATATCCCAAGCGCGCCACGGCCCAGGGTATGGCGCAGCAAGAGCGCAGCCACTTGCCGCTCAAGGTCAACACTGCGGGCGTGATCCCGCCGATCTTTGCCTCTTCTCTGTTGCTGATGCCGTTGACGATCACTCAGGCACTGGGCCAGCGGGTCGATGAAAGCACGACCTGGGGCAGCACCCTGTTGACCCTCAACCAACTGTTTGCCCACGGGCAGCCCCTGTACATGTCGCTCTATGCTGTCGGCATCATCTTCTTTGCCTTTTTCTACGTCGCGGTCGTCTTCAATCCTGAGGAAACCGCCGACAATCTGAAGCGGCAGGGTGGATTCATCCCCGGCTACCGTCCGGGCACCGCGACCAGCGACTATCTGGACTATGTGCTCACGCGCATCACCGTCATCGGTGCGGCCTATCTGGCGGTGGTCTGCCTCATCCCTGAATGGGTGACGGCCTCGACCGGTGTCGGTCTGGCGCTTGGTGGCACCAGCCTGCTGATTCTGGTCAACGTCACCATCGACACGGTGTCGCAGATGCAGGGCCATTTGATGGCGCACCAATATGCCGACCTGATCAAGAAGGCTAAGCTCAAGGGCCGCATGCGCTGATCGGCAAAGCCGACAGACAGACGGGCCAGCCAAAAGGGGAAGACAACGCCGATGGCCATCGACATCATCCTGCTCGGCCCGCCGGGGGCCGGCAAGGGCACCCAGGCAACGCGGTTGCAGGACGAGCATGGCATGGTCCAGCTATCGACTGGCGACATGCTGCGTGCAGCCGTCAAGGCGGGCACGCCGATCGGCCTCCAGGCCAAAGCGGTGATGGAAGCAGGCGAACTTGTCTCTGACGAAATCGTCTCCGGCCTGATAGGCGAAAAGCTTGATGAACTGGGGCCGGACACGCCGGTGATCTTTGACGGCTATCCGCGCACCGCAGCCCAGGCCGAATCGCTCGATGTGCTGCTCTCGACCAGGGGGCGCACGCTCGATCATGTGATTGAACTCGACGTCGACGAAGATGCACTGGTCGAACGGATCACTGGCCGTTTCACCTGCGCCAGTTGCGGCGAAGGTTATCACGACCGGTTCAAGCAGCCCGTTGTCGAAGGCACCTGCGACAAATGCGGCAGCCATGAATTCAAGCGTCGGCCCGACGACAATGAGGAAACGGTGCGCACCCGCATGGCGGAATATCGCGCCAAGACGGCGCCGATCCTGCCCATCTATGAAGCGCGCGGCATTGTCTCGCGCGTTGATGGCATGGCCAGCATGGATGCGGTGAACAGCGCCATTGAGGCCATTCTCAAACCGGCCTGATCATGGCACCATCCCCCTTATGCCGGCCGCTACATCAGCCGCCATGCCCAAGAGGATGATGAGGACCATGGCCCAGTTTGTGATCCGGAGCGCCCTGGCCCCTGCTGCGGCGCTGATGCTTGCCATGGTCACCGTGCCTGTGGCAGCCGAAGTCGTCAGCAGCGACGAATATGGCTTTTCCATCCGCATTGAGCGCAGCACCAACGCGGCTCCTGACGCAGCCTTTGCCTTGCTGGCCAACCCCGCCCGCTGGTGGGCGGACACGCACACCTGGAGCGGGGATGCCGATGCGATGAGCATTCAGCCACAGGCGGCGGGTGCCTGTTGGTGCGAACTGTTGCCCAATTTCGGGTCGGTCGAACATGGTCATGTCATCCGTTGGGATCCCGAACATGGCCGTATCCAGTTCCGGGCCGAACTGGGCCCGCTGCAAAACCTCCCGGTCAATGGCAAACTCGAATGGATTGTGACCGCCGCCCCGGACGGCAGCACGCGTGTGGCCATGCGCTATGAAGTGGCAGGCCGTGGCATGGCTGATCCTGATGCGCTTTCCCAGGCGGTCGACCGGGTGCTGACCGAACAGGTTGAGCGGTTTGTCCGCGTCGCCAACGGCGGCAGTGCATCAGACTCCTGAAGCCGAGGCTATCCGGCCCCGAACCCCATCAACTCCGGCAATCTTCGATCACTCGCGCGAGTTCGGGTTGGGTGGGAACGATGATTGGCGCTTGACGAGTGGCCTCGATCAAAAAGCGACCGCGGCTGTAGATAAGCTGGTCCCACAACGGATCCGCCGCCGGGAGGGTGGCGGTCAACATGCGGTGCGCGGTGTCGATGCGGATCGGCAGCGACCGTTCGGCAAAACTGTTGCGGATGTTCAGCATGACCGCCATGTCTGCTGGGATCACGCCTGCCCGCGCCAGGGTGATTTGCCCATTCGTGCAGCTGATGCTGGCCTGAACCGGGCCTGATCCGCTGACGAATCGGGCCATGCTGCCGCGCTGGGAGGATGCATAATGCCATTCACCCGGAGCGACATCAGCGACTGACCAGTCGCCACTGTAGCGATCCACAGTCGGAGGCGTCACGGGAAAGGATGGCGCCGGGGCCGGTGCAGGCGCGGCGACCGGACGGGGCGGTGCCACCGGCGCAGAGGGGCCGACGCAACTGGCCAGCAGCGGGATCAGGGCAAAGGTTGGGAGGAGCCGTATCATGCGCCGGTTATGCCGCCATGAGCCGCGGTCGGCAAGCATTGCTCAAACCGCCGGCAATGCCCAGTCGACGGGTGACACCCCCTGATCCGCAAGCCATTGGTTCGCTTGCGAAAAATGGCGGCAGCCGAGGAAGCCGTTATGCGCTGACAAGGGAGATGGGTGCGCCGCGGTCAGCACCAGATGCCGCTGCCGGTCAACAAAGGCGGCCTTGCGCTGGGCATAGGCGCCCCACAAAAGGAACACGACCGGTTGTTCCCGTTCATTGACGATGCGGATGACGGCATCGGTAAAGCGTTCCCACCCCTTCCCGGCGTGGCTCGCCGCCTGACCGGCCTCAACCGTCAGCACGCTGTTGAGCAGCAGCACGCCCTGCCGGGCCCAATGGTCCAGGAACCCGTGGCACGACCGGGCGATGCCCAGGTCCGCTTCCAGTTCCTTGAAGATGTTGACCAGACTGGGCGGGATGCGGACGTTGGGGCGAACCGAAAAACACAGGCCATGCGCCTGCCCCGGCCCATGATAGGGGTCCTGGCCAAGGATCACGATCCGCACCGCTTCGGGCGGCGTCAGTTCCAGTGCCCGGAACCATTCCCCGCCCCTGGGATAGATGGTCTTCCCGGCCGCCTTTTCCGCAACAAGGAAGGCGCGCAATTGCGCCATATAATCGGCGTCAAATTCGGGTTGCAGCGGCTCGCGCCATTCGGGACGCAGGGCGACAGAGGCGGCGGTGCTCATGCTCTCCGGCCTGCCGGGCGGGCCAGACCAAGTCAAGCGCTGCGGTTCTGTCGTCGCGCACCGCCAGCCGGGCGTAGGCTGCCGAGCCTGCACCAGCCCGCTTCGCCTGGCCGTTGCACCTCCCAGAACAGCCAGCCATTGGTCGCGCTGCCGGTAATCATCCTGGCCGCCTGTGACGGGCTGGTCCGCCGGGAACCACTCTCGCGGTCGAACCAGCGGCCCTCGATAATTTCTGCGAAATACGTCTTTCCCTTGAATGTAGCGCGCAACAGGCTGCCATTGGGCAGCGACACACCCTTCCAGGCCAGTTCCGGCGCGACATGGCCACCCCGCACCCCCTTGCGAGAATGGAGCGCGGCATGATCGGCCATCAGTCGCTCAATCACCTTGTCGAGCGTATCACGCTCATTCTCCAACAGGCCGGTGAGGCGCTGCCAATTCTGAAAACTGATATCAATCTGCATCCGCCCCGCGTCCCCATGTCGCGACTCGATATGCTGTGATTACGCATTTGTTGTTACGATGGCGAGTCGATCAATAGATAAGGAAAGGCGCCCGGCGTTCAGCGAAGCGGGCCAGCCCATCTTCCCAGCCCGCCTCAATTGTGGCGATTGATGTGCCATCGAGCAGGGCTGGACGGACCCATGCCTGGCCAATCAGCCGATCGAAGAAGGGCGGACCGCCTTCAAGGAAGCGGACCTGAGCGGGGTAAAGGCGCAGAAGCGCCGAGATGATCGTCAATCCGGTGCGGACTGGCCGGAAAGCGGAACCCTCGCTGGCCCATATTTCAACCCCTTCACAGGGCTGGCCGGCATATTTGGATGCCGTCGGTGTGAACAGGGCCGGGTCGAACTCGACACCTGCCAGTCCCGCTTGCGCCAGGGCCGCCGCCAGGGCCTCGCCCTTGATGAAGGGAGCGCCGATGGTTTCGAACGGGCGGTCGCTGCCTCTCCCCTCCGACACATTGAGCCCCTCGATCAGCACGGTGCCAGGATAGGTGATGATGGCTGACGGTGAGCGCAGGTTCGGAGAGGGCGGGACAAAGGGCAGCTGGCCGGCAAGGAAGGGTTCGAAACCGTCACTTCGGTTCCAGCCGAGCATCGGCACGATGTGAAGACCGGCACCGATTCCCGCCTCCCGGTTGATCATCCCGGCGAGTTCGCCAAAGGTCAGGCCATGCCGCAGCGGCACATCATGGGCGCCGACAAAGCTGGCGAGCGCCGGATCGAGCATCGGCCCTTCCATCTGCTCTCCGCCGAGCGGATTGGGACGGTCAGCGACGATAACCTGTGTCCCGGTGCTGGCCGCAACACGGAGCAGGGCTGCCAGCGTTGAGCTGTAGGTGAAGGGACGCGCACCGCAGTCCTGAAGATCGACCACCACTGCATCGACCCCGCCAACCAGCGCCGAGTCTGGTTCGCGGCGCGCACCATAGAGACTGTGCACTGCGAGGCCGGTGGCGCTGTCCAC
This window encodes:
- the rplB gene encoding 50S ribosomal protein L2 — protein: MALKQYNPTSPGRRGLVLVDRSALWKGKPVKSLTEGKRKTGGRNNQGHVTSRGIAGGHKQRYRFIDFKRRKWDVPATVERLEYDPNRSAFIALITYEDGEQSYIIAPQRLAVGDKVVAGSKVDVKPGNAMLLSQIPVGTIIHNIEMKPGKGAQIARSAGTYAQLVGRDRGMVIVRLGSGEQRYVRGDCMGSIGAVSNPDNANTNLAKAGRNRWLGKRPLTRGVAKNPVDHPHGGGEGRTSGGRHPVTPWGKPTKGARTRHNKSTDKMIIRSRHAKKKR
- the rpsS gene encoding 30S ribosomal protein S19 encodes the protein MARSVWKGPFVELSLLKKAEAAAENGGRTPIKTWSRRSTILPQFVGLTFNVYNGRKHVPVSVTEDMVGMKLGEFAPTRFFPGHAADKKGKR
- the rplV gene encoding 50S ribosomal protein L22; its protein translation is MGKPAAPRRVGEKEALAVGTTIRGSAQKLNLVAALIRGRKAEDALNVLTFSKKGMAVDVRKVLASAIANAENNHNLDVDALVVKEASVGKSMTMKRFATRGRGKSTRILKPFSRIRIVVEEREEA
- the rpsC gene encoding 30S ribosomal protein S3 — its product is MGHKSNPIGLRLQVNRTWDSRWFAERGDYGRMLLEDLKIRKFVMKTLPQAAISKVVIERPAKLCRIAIYAARPGVIIGKKGADIDKLKKQLQAMTGSEVSLNIVEIRKPEVDSKLVAQGIADQLERRVAFRRAMKRAVQSAMRLGAEGIRINCAGRLGGAEIARTEWYREGRVPLHTLRANVDYAEAEAHTAYGVCGIKVWIFKGEIFAHDPMATDRLMLEAQTSGVRPAR
- the rplP gene encoding 50S ribosomal protein L16; this encodes MLQPKKMKFRKAHKGRIHGAAKGGTDLNFGAYGLKALEPERITSRQIEAARRAITRHIKRQGRLWIRIFPDVPVSSKPAEVRMGKGKGSTDYWAARVKPGRIMFELDGVPGPLAAEAFSRAAMKLPIKTKVVARLGDTSHLGGE
- the rpmC gene encoding 50S ribosomal protein L29 — encoded protein: MAKVTDDLRQKSDDQLAEALGELKREAFNLRFQAATGQLERPARVREVRRTIARIKTLQTQRSAAGAAN
- the rpsQ gene encoding 30S ribosomal protein S17, whose protein sequence is MPKRILQGTVVSDKGDKTVVVKVERRVKHPLYAKIIRLSKKYHAHDEGNEFREGETVRIEETRPISKQKTWRVLDRVDTHTKPKAAAEA
- the rplN gene encoding 50S ribosomal protein L14, with the translated sequence MIQMQSNLDVADNSGAKRVQCIKVLGGSKRRTAGVGDIIVVSVKDASPRGRVKKGDVHRAVIVRTAKDIRRPDGSVIRFDSNAAVLINKNQEPIGTRIFGPVVRELRARGAMKIISLAPEVL
- the rplX gene encoding 50S ribosomal protein L24, encoding MASAKIKKGDTVVVLSGKDKGKTGAVTQVLPREGKLVVAGVNIATRHRKPTQTNPQGGLERSEAPMAISKVAIADPKTGQATRVRFETRDGKKVRVAVKSGELING
- the rplE gene encoding 50S ribosomal protein L5, with the protein product MGDRYIPRLKRDYDERIVKAMVEKFGYTNPMAVPRLDKIVLNMGVGEATQDKKKVETAAAELELIAGQKPVITKAKKSIATFKLREGMPIGVKVTLRRERMYEFLDRLVTIAMPRIRDFRGLNPKSFDGRGNYAMGLKEQLIFPEISYDKIEKVRGMDIIIATSAKTDDEARELLRLFNFPFPKEGEEKQAA
- the rpsN gene encoding 30S ribosomal protein S14 → MAKLSSINKNEKRKQLAKKYAGRYARLKAQAKDESLDETERLIARLKMAEVPRNGNPTRIRNRCELTGRPRAYYRKFRLCRVQLRDLANKGLIPGVVKSSW
- the rpsH gene encoding 30S ribosomal protein S8, translated to MAMTDPLGDMLTRIRNGQRAKMDSVITPASKLRARVLDVLQREGYIRGYNEVLLGRFEQHKGIRIELKYFEGEPAIKHVARISKPGRRVYSGSKELPRVKGGLGITIVSTPRGVLSDAEARDANVGGEVLAEVF
- the rplF gene encoding 50S ribosomal protein L6: MSRIGKRPVAIPGGVTATIDNGMLAVKGPKGSLSMPLADDVTYTLEDGAISVKPANATKRARSFWGMQRTLVQNLVTGVTDGFTKVLEITGVGYRATAQGKVLKLQLGYSHDVNFDVPDGIEIKTPDNTTVEITGIDKQKVGQVAAEIRRWRKPEPYKGKGIKYRGEFIFRKEGKKK
- the rplR gene encoding 50S ribosomal protein L18, encoding MALKRTSFDKRRQRVRTAIRKRAGDRKRLSIHRSGRHIYVQLIDDAAGVTLASASTLEKDARGTSGANVAAAAEVGKRIAEAAKAAGVTRVVFDRGGFLFHGRVKALADAAREGGLEF